In Pseudomonas flavescens, the sequence CGAAGCATGTGGCCCGGTAATATGTGACTTTTTGAGCCTGGAGCCAGCCATGTCCTCCTTCGTCGAATTGATCCGCAACATCACCCCGGACGTGTATGAAAGCCTCAAGCTGGCCGTGGAGATCGGCAAGTGGCCGGACGGCCGCAAGCTGACTCAGGAGCAGAAGGAACTGAGCCTGCAGGCGATGATCGCCTGGGAGATCGAGAACCTGCCCGAGGATCAGCGCACTGGCTACATGGGCACCTCCGAGTGTTCCTCGAAGTCCGAGCCGATCCCGAACCTGCTCTACAAGTCCTCGGAAACCCTGCACTGATGGTTGAAGTAGCCCGTGGCGCCCTGAGCAAGATGGCCACCCAGCTCGATGCGCCAGTGCAGTACGCCTTTCGCCTGGGTGACGAGCGGATCGCCGTCAATCCGATGATCGGCAAGACCGTGCGCCTGGAGTTTCTCGGCGCGATTCATTGCAGCCATTGCGGGCGCAGAACCAAGACCAGCTTCAGTCAGGGTTATTGCTACCCCTGCATGCA encodes:
- a CDS encoding YeaC family protein, encoding MSSFVELIRNITPDVYESLKLAVEIGKWPDGRKLTQEQKELSLQAMIAWEIENLPEDQRTGYMGTSECSSKSEPIPNLLYKSSETLH